From Permianibacter aggregans, a single genomic window includes:
- the clpA gene encoding ATP-dependent Clp protease ATP-binding subunit ClpA, producing the protein MLSKDLELTLNQAFKQARDKRHEFMTVEHLLLALLDNAVALNVLRSCGANVDRLRRELGAFVDETTPLIPDGDDSRDTQPTLGFQRVLQRAVFHVQSAGKKEVTGANVLVAIFSEQESQAVYLLHQEQISRLDVVNYISHGVSKVSGSERDNAQAAPQSETEEEAGADSSAKPLDNFATNLNQLAIDGKIDPLIGRHLELERTIQVLCRRRKNNPLLVGEAGVGKTAIAEGLARRIVDGEVPEVMSNAVVYSLDLGGLLAGTKYRGDFEKRLKAVLKQLQDEEHAVLFIDEIHTIIGAGAASGGVMDASNLIKPLLASGGIKCIGSTTFQEYRGIFEKDRALARRFQKIDILEPSIEETYEILKGLKNHYEKHHSVRYTPAALHAAVELSAKYINDRQLPDKAIDVIDEAGANQRLLPVSKRRKTIGVHEIEDIVSKIARVPTKTVSTSDREALRTLDTSLKNVVFGQDEAISQLSDAIKLARSGLGQEDKPVGSFLFAGPTGVGKTEVTKQLARILGLHLLRFDMSEYMERHTVSRLIGAPPGYVGYDQGGLLTEAICKNPHSVLLLDEIEKAHPDVFNLLLQVMDHGTLTDNNGRKADFRNVIVVMTTNAGAEEMAKSSIGFTLNDHTTDSMEAIKRMFTPEFRNRLDSIVQFKALPPDVILSVVDKFIVELQAQLDAKGVSLEVSADARAWLAEQGYDRAMGARPMARIIREKLRKPMADELLFGRLAKGGEVKVIFEDNALQFVFDENTHDSEEKLSIT; encoded by the coding sequence ATGTTAAGTAAAGATTTGGAGCTCACCTTGAATCAAGCCTTTAAACAGGCGCGTGATAAACGTCACGAATTCATGACGGTTGAGCATTTGTTACTGGCGTTACTGGATAACGCCGTGGCATTGAATGTGCTGCGTTCTTGCGGTGCCAATGTCGATCGTCTGCGGCGCGAGCTCGGTGCATTCGTTGATGAAACGACACCATTGATTCCCGATGGCGATGACAGCCGTGATACGCAACCAACGCTGGGTTTTCAACGCGTACTTCAGCGCGCGGTTTTTCATGTGCAATCGGCGGGTAAAAAAGAAGTGACTGGCGCCAATGTGCTGGTGGCCATTTTCAGCGAACAGGAATCACAAGCAGTTTACCTGTTGCATCAAGAGCAAATTTCCCGCCTTGATGTGGTCAATTACATTTCCCACGGCGTGTCGAAAGTTTCTGGTTCCGAGCGCGATAACGCGCAAGCGGCGCCGCAATCCGAGACCGAGGAAGAAGCGGGTGCCGATTCTTCAGCAAAGCCGCTGGATAATTTCGCGACCAATTTGAACCAGTTGGCAATCGACGGAAAAATTGATCCGCTGATTGGCCGTCACTTGGAGTTGGAGCGCACGATTCAGGTACTCTGCCGTCGCCGCAAAAACAATCCATTGTTGGTCGGTGAAGCCGGTGTCGGTAAAACGGCCATTGCTGAAGGTTTGGCCCGCCGCATTGTTGATGGCGAAGTGCCGGAAGTGATGAGCAATGCCGTGGTGTATTCGCTCGATTTGGGCGGCTTGCTGGCCGGCACCAAATACCGCGGTGATTTCGAAAAACGCCTGAAAGCGGTATTGAAGCAATTGCAGGATGAAGAGCATGCGGTGCTGTTCATCGATGAAATTCACACCATTATCGGTGCCGGCGCAGCCAGTGGCGGTGTCATGGATGCATCGAATTTGATCAAGCCGTTGCTTGCCTCAGGCGGCATCAAGTGCATAGGCTCGACGACATTCCAGGAATATCGCGGCATCTTCGAAAAAGATCGGGCCTTGGCGCGTCGCTTCCAGAAAATCGATATTCTGGAGCCGTCGATTGAAGAAACCTATGAAATTCTCAAAGGCTTGAAAAACCACTACGAAAAGCATCACAGCGTGCGCTACACGCCTGCAGCTTTGCATGCGGCCGTGGAGTTATCGGCCAAGTACATCAATGATCGGCAATTACCGGACAAGGCCATTGATGTCATCGATGAAGCCGGTGCCAATCAGCGTTTGCTGCCGGTTTCGAAGCGTCGCAAGACCATTGGCGTACATGAAATCGAAGACATTGTCTCGAAGATTGCCCGGGTACCGACCAAGACCGTTTCGACTTCCGATCGCGAAGCGCTACGCACACTGGATACCTCGTTGAAGAATGTCGTGTTCGGTCAGGACGAAGCGATTTCGCAATTGTCCGATGCGATCAAACTGGCGCGCTCCGGTTTGGGCCAGGAAGACAAGCCGGTGGGTTCGTTTCTGTTTGCCGGGCCGACCGGTGTTGGCAAAACCGAAGTCACCAAACAATTGGCGCGCATTCTTGGTTTGCATCTGCTGCGTTTCGACATGTCGGAATACATGGAGCGCCACACCGTTTCGCGTTTGATCGGCGCCCCTCCGGGATATGTTGGTTACGATCAGGGCGGCTTGTTGACGGAAGCGATTTGCAAGAACCCGCACTCGGTATTGCTGCTCGATGAAATCGAGAAAGCGCATCCGGATGTGTTCAACCTGCTGTTGCAGGTCATGGATCACGGCACATTAACCGACAACAACGGTCGCAAAGCCGATTTCCGCAATGTGATCGTCGTCATGACCACGAACGCTGGTGCCGAAGAAATGGCGAAGTCGTCAATCGGTTTCACGCTGAACGATCACACGACCGACAGCATGGAAGCGATCAAGCGTATGTTCACGCCAGAATTCCGCAACCGCCTCGATTCGATTGTGCAGTTCAAGGCGTTGCCGCCAGACGTCATTCTGTCGGTGGTCGACAAGTTCATTGTTGAACTGCAGGCGCAGCTTGATGCCAAAGGCGTCAGTTTGGAAGTGTCAGCCGATGCCCGGGCTTGGCTCGCCGAGCAGGGTTATGATCGGGCCATGGGGGCTCGACCGATGGCGCGTATCATCCGTGAGAAACTGCGGAAACCAATGGCCGACGAATTGCTGTTCGGTCGTTTGGCCAAAGGCGGTGAAGTGAAAGTGATCTTCGAAGACAATGCTTTGCAATTTGTCTTTGATGAAAACACCCACGACTCGGAAGAAAAGCTCAGCATAACCTGA
- the clpS gene encoding ATP-dependent Clp protease adapter ClpS yields MGMTHLPAGQPGVEVAPAEPQVKPPKMYKVVMLNDDYTPMDFVVDVLRRFFSMNPEKAVKVMLQVHHDGRAVCGVYRYEIAESKAMQVVEYAKAHEHPLQCAVEAA; encoded by the coding sequence ATGGGAATGACGCACTTACCTGCCGGTCAGCCCGGTGTCGAGGTTGCGCCGGCCGAACCACAGGTCAAACCACCAAAAATGTATAAGGTGGTGATGTTGAACGACGATTACACACCGATGGATTTCGTCGTTGACGTGTTACGACGCTTTTTCTCCATGAATCCTGAAAAAGCAGTGAAGGTGATGCTGCAAGTGCATCACGACGGTCGGGCAGTGTGTGGGGTGTATCGTTATGAGATTGCGGAATCAAAAGCGATGCAGGTAGTCGAATACGCCAAGGCGCACGAGCACCCTTTGCAGTGTGCGGTTGAAGCAGCCTGA
- the cspD gene encoding cold shock domain-containing protein CspD: MAYGTVKWFNNAKGYGFIRPSEGGDDVFVHFSTIDMDGYKSLKAGQEVSFDVTQGPKGLHATNILPGSVEQKSR; encoded by the coding sequence ATGGCTTACGGCACGGTCAAATGGTTCAACAATGCCAAGGGTTACGGGTTCATTCGTCCATCGGAAGGTGGCGATGACGTCTTTGTGCATTTCTCAACCATCGATATGGACGGGTACAAGAGCCTCAAAGCAGGCCAGGAAGTCTCGTTTGATGTAACGCAAGGTCCGAAGGGCCTGCACGCAACCAATATTCTTCCGGGAAGCGTGGAGCAGAAAAGCCGCTGA
- a CDS encoding pseudouridine synthase, which produces MSKLILFNKPFGVLCQFSDDGSGKPTLKTFIDVPDVYPAGRLDTDSEGLLLLTADGRLQAQITEPRFKMPKTYLAQVEGVPNQEALNALARGVLLKDGMTRPAQARLLPEPELWPRHPPIRQRAATPTSWLELTIHEGKNRQVRRMTAAVGFPTLRLVRVQIGAWQLGDLAPGQWRWAEPMTFKR; this is translated from the coding sequence ATGAGCAAACTGATTCTGTTCAACAAACCATTCGGCGTGCTGTGCCAATTCAGTGATGATGGCAGCGGCAAACCGACGCTGAAAACGTTTATCGATGTACCCGATGTCTATCCTGCCGGGCGCCTGGATACCGACAGTGAAGGCCTGTTGCTGTTGACGGCTGATGGTCGCCTGCAGGCGCAAATCACCGAACCGCGATTCAAGATGCCGAAAACCTATCTGGCGCAGGTGGAAGGCGTACCAAATCAGGAAGCGCTGAATGCGCTGGCACGTGGGGTTTTGCTGAAAGACGGCATGACCAGGCCGGCTCAGGCACGTTTGCTACCCGAACCAGAGCTTTGGCCACGCCACCCGCCGATTCGTCAGCGGGCCGCGACCCCCACCAGTTGGCTGGAGCTGACCATCCACGAAGGCAAGAATCGTCAGGTGCGACGAATGACGGCGGCAGTCGGCTTCCCTACCCTGCGGCTGGTTAGGGTGCAGATCGGCGCCTGGCAACTCGGCGATTTGGCGCCGGGTCAATGGCGCTGGGCCGAACCGATGACGTTCAAGCGCTAA
- the rlmC gene encoding 23S rRNA (uracil(747)-C(5))-methyltransferase RlmC: protein MSPSLRNGADMLCEKFSSDRCHSCQWLALPYPQQLERKQAQLKTLFANSGADFFPPVVSAETRFRNKAKMVVLGTVDHPVLGIVNRHGVATDLSDCPLYPAVFQPLFVAIKGFIKQARLTPYNVSKKRGELKFVLLQYSQAENAFMLRFVLRSTEQIERIRQHLPELLAAQPSLKVVSVNLQPVHMAVLEGDEEVLLTEAGALTEVLNDVPLHIRPGGFFQTNTDIASKLYRTAAEWASQSSAKNLVDLFCGAGGFGLHCLQSGQKLLGLEISPESIAAAQGSAEQMGCADRVQFQVMDLQQGLPTLPADFAHPDQVLVNPPRRGLGLAVCDWLRQVAPNQILYSSCNAESMADDIGQLPGYRLRRLQLFDMFPHTAHYEVLGLLQREPA, encoded by the coding sequence ATGTCGCCGTCGCTGCGCAATGGCGCTGACATGCTTTGCGAAAAGTTCAGCAGCGATCGCTGTCACTCCTGCCAATGGTTGGCACTGCCTTATCCGCAACAACTGGAGCGCAAGCAGGCGCAGTTGAAAACGCTGTTTGCGAACTCCGGCGCGGATTTTTTTCCTCCGGTCGTGAGTGCCGAGACCAGGTTTCGCAATAAAGCAAAAATGGTGGTGTTGGGCACTGTTGATCATCCAGTGCTTGGCATCGTCAATCGCCATGGTGTTGCCACGGATCTGTCGGATTGCCCGCTTTACCCAGCTGTTTTTCAACCGCTGTTTGTGGCGATCAAAGGCTTCATCAAACAGGCGCGACTGACGCCATACAATGTCAGCAAGAAACGCGGCGAACTGAAGTTCGTCCTGCTGCAATACTCGCAAGCCGAAAACGCCTTCATGCTGCGTTTTGTCTTGCGCTCGACCGAGCAGATCGAGCGTATTCGTCAACATCTTCCAGAATTGCTCGCCGCGCAGCCGTCGCTCAAGGTTGTCAGTGTCAATCTGCAACCGGTACATATGGCGGTGCTTGAAGGCGATGAAGAAGTGCTGCTGACCGAGGCCGGCGCATTGACCGAAGTGCTGAACGATGTGCCATTGCATATTCGTCCCGGCGGCTTTTTTCAGACCAATACCGATATCGCCTCAAAGCTCTATCGCACCGCTGCCGAGTGGGCGAGCCAGTCGTCGGCAAAAAACCTGGTCGATTTGTTCTGCGGCGCCGGCGGATTCGGTTTGCATTGCCTGCAAAGCGGGCAAAAACTGCTGGGTTTGGAAATCAGCCCGGAAAGCATTGCCGCCGCGCAAGGCAGTGCCGAGCAAATGGGTTGTGCAGACCGGGTGCAGTTTCAGGTGATGGATTTGCAACAAGGCTTGCCGACGTTGCCAGCTGATTTTGCCCACCCGGATCAGGTGTTGGTAAACCCGCCGCGACGCGGCCTGGGACTTGCGGTTTGTGATTGGTTGCGCCAGGTCGCACCAAACCAGATTCTCTATTCAAGTTGCAATGCCGAATCGATGGCTGATGATATCGGCCAATTGCCCGGTTATCGCTTACGGCGTCTGCAGTTATTCGATATGTTCCCGCACACCGCCCATTACGAAGTGCTTGGGCTGCTGCAGCGGGAACCCGCTTAG
- a CDS encoding molybdenum cofactor biosynthesis protein MoaE translates to MLAVQAENFDVAELTTSLYDAAKNVGAVATFVGIVRADAVVKALELSHYPGMSEQSLALIAGEANARWPLAAVSIIHRVGKLLPGEQIVYVGTASAHRQAALEACAYIADQLKTRAVIWKKEHLVDGTRWVEPSEQDVAVAAQWR, encoded by the coding sequence ATGCTCGCCGTGCAAGCCGAAAATTTTGATGTCGCTGAACTGACGACGTCGCTTTATGACGCGGCGAAAAATGTCGGCGCCGTGGCTACTTTTGTCGGCATTGTTCGTGCTGATGCCGTCGTCAAGGCGCTTGAGCTGAGTCACTATCCCGGCATGAGTGAGCAGAGCCTGGCGCTGATTGCCGGTGAGGCGAATGCGCGCTGGCCGCTGGCTGCGGTGAGCATTATCCATCGTGTTGGCAAGCTATTGCCGGGTGAGCAGATCGTTTATGTCGGCACCGCCAGTGCCCATCGTCAGGCGGCGCTCGAAGCCTGCGCTTACATTGCCGATCAATTGAAAACCCGCGCGGTGATCTGGAAAAAGGAACATCTGGTTGATGGTACTCGCTGGGTGGAACCGAGCGAACAGGATGTCGCCGTCGCTGCGCAATGGCGCTGA
- the moaD gene encoding molybdopterin converting factor subunit 1, with protein MIKVLLFASLAEQAGTDTVVIEQPVSNVEQLLGVLRQHAPKVFDVIEARRSLLIAVNQQLVRRDASVKDGDEVAFMPPVTGG; from the coding sequence ATGATTAAGGTGTTGTTATTTGCCAGTCTCGCCGAGCAGGCTGGTACCGATACGGTTGTCATTGAGCAACCGGTCAGTAATGTTGAACAGTTGCTTGGGGTGCTGCGTCAGCATGCGCCAAAAGTATTCGACGTGATTGAGGCTCGACGTTCATTACTGATTGCCGTCAATCAGCAATTGGTGCGACGCGATGCCAGTGTCAAGGATGGTGACGAAGTGGCATTCATGCCACCCGTCACCGGAGGCTGA
- the moaC gene encoding cyclic pyranopterin monophosphate synthase MoaC produces MSELSHLDDAGQVRMVDVGDKPATERLALAEGYVYMKPETLKLLTANELPKGNVLTTAHIAGVLAAKRTDQLIPLCHSLPLSGVDIEFAIDGIRSAVHIKAQCRVCSQTGVEMEALTAVSVAALTIYDMCKAVDKHMRIDGIRLLKKTGGKSGDFHAG; encoded by the coding sequence ATGTCCGAATTAAGTCATCTTGATGATGCTGGTCAGGTACGGATGGTTGATGTCGGTGACAAACCGGCTACCGAACGACTGGCGCTGGCTGAAGGCTATGTTTACATGAAGCCGGAAACCTTGAAGCTGTTGACTGCCAATGAGCTGCCGAAAGGCAATGTGCTGACCACGGCGCATATCGCCGGCGTATTGGCGGCCAAGCGCACCGACCAACTGATTCCGCTCTGTCACAGTCTGCCGCTTTCTGGTGTCGATATCGAGTTTGCCATTGACGGTATTCGCAGTGCGGTGCACATCAAGGCGCAATGCCGGGTCTGCAGCCAGACCGGAGTTGAAATGGAAGCCTTGACTGCGGTCAGTGTCGCGGCGCTGACGATTTACGATATGTGCAAAGCGGTTGATAAACATATGCGCATCGACGGTATTCGCTTGTTGAAAAAGACCGGTGGCAAATCTGGCGATTTTCATGCCGGTTGA